A genomic window from Daphnia magna isolate NIES linkage group LG9, ASM2063170v1.1, whole genome shotgun sequence includes:
- the LOC116930595 gene encoding calsyntenin-1: MARWTTFVVGVALALFAAAVSNAETQVPRLDGTGKSGSNGYHGLVDEDKLIVDVTPKIRAIGAEICAFRIVNKHHGETPFEIVVKDREKGEAELRAKKGLNCEKKKNYKFDIVAVSCAGISSENATVHISVNDVNEYAPKFNQPSYVVDVDEGRPTDKILQVEANDADCSAKYGDICRYDILNKDQPFAIDNEGVIRNTEPLDYEKNHNHILQVVAFDCGMKRSEPVLVSVKVNRVCRLGWTGISERVEYVPGSGRQDLFPEALINLCDFPCQPESIQARLTLASSHLGKNCDRDTYTIQNQRKLCGANSRAIDLLPPPGPGAEWTRDLPVDQGREADQVFVFDGATGVTVPPEVMSHNLTRNFTMSVWLKHEHHAGQDKHVKEHILCNADDHQMNRHHFSLFIRNCRLILLLRREFGDGDLKSFRPAEFRWKLPQVCDGQWHHYAVSMEFPEVQLYVDGRPMVASKNNPEIIDDWPLHNSHGLNTTLTVGACWQGSQSRMQHFMRGSMAGLSVLAGQIELDEVIACLHKCKENLEAPPMELLQPGMEILNNNDLTELTLEGENKTNLEVLLRKVAYANLRDFPTPGRRPLRLYTNIICSSGRTLKIPVLESAIVVQATPLPIVTVTGLSSSHYGYESLRSGVHLFPDARIEVSNADAAAAAANEESSSEEDESSEEEDLLMNIAQRIDSCTATVYPPLNPDHETLTWPQNLLNQFKIEAKFSHDGVTLMGSESTNHYEQILHQLQYNNHKPAFYLTRAFKLICSQMSGRFASNELVHTVTVDHPQASSFVDGSTPSPVVATSSTSGAASSSSAGHSTEPSTSAPQPPNQQTLSHQSKTAAPAHAKIDRHHVDIRPVGPITSISDVYMGMGGTVQGHLSSGASHTVTIIVMVCAGFLLLMISLGVVRVRAARRRAQQDETTADTEMAWDDSALTITVNPMETLEAAEKSTMTRTSHRHDDSDSEDDSCRGNDSSDEDAEDDDDDDDDDGGVCKARDLEWDNSTLSI, from the exons ATTGTGGTGAAAGATCGGGAGAAGGGCGAAGCTGAACTACGGGCCAAGAAGGGCCTCAAttgtgaaaagaagaaaaactacaAGTTTGACATCGTAGCCGTTTCCTGCGCCGGAATCTCATCCGAAAA CGCGACGGTGCACATCAGCGTCAATGACGTCAATGAATACGCGCCGAAATTCAACCAGCCGTCGTACGTCGTCGACGTGGACGAAGGTCGTCCTACCGACAAGATTCTGCAAGTGGAGGCCAACGATGCCGACTGTTCGGCCAAGTATGGCGACATTTGTCGTTACGACATTCTCAACAAAGATCAACCATTTGCCATCGACAATGAAG GTGTAATTCGAAACACGGAGCCTTTGGATTACGAAAAGAATCACAATCACATCCTGCAAGTGGTCGCCTTTGATTGCGGAATGAAACGCTCCGAGCCAGTCCTGGTCAGCGTTAAAGTTAACCGAGTCTGTCGCCTCGGATGGACGG GTATCAGTGAACGCGTCGAGTACGTTCCCGGTTCAGGTCGACAGGATCTCTTTCCCGAGGCTTTAATCAACTTGTGCGATTTCCCTTGCCAACCGGAATCCATCCAGGCGCGTCTTACTTTGGCTTCCTCCCATCTGGGAAAGAACTGCGACCGCGATACTTATACCATCCAG AACCAAAGGAAATTGTGCGGAGCCAATAGCCGTGCCATCGATCTCTTGCCACCACCAGGACCTGGGGCCGAATGGACGCGTGACCTCCCCGTTGACCAAGGACGTGAAGCCGATCAG GTTTTCGTGTTTGACGGAGCAACAGGCGTGACCGTACCGCCGGAAGTGATGTCTCACAATCTGACGAGGAATTTCACCATGTCCGTGTGGCTGAAACACGAGCACCACGCCGGGCAGGACAAACACGTCAAGGAACACATTCTCTGCAATGCGGATGATCACC AAATGAACCGGCATCATTTCTCTTTGTTTATCCGCAATTGTCGGCTCATTTTACTTTTGCGTCGTGAGTTTGGAGACGGCGATCTCAAGAGTTTCCGGCCGGCCGAGTTTCGCTGGAAATTGCCTCAG GTTTGCGACGGACAATGGCATCACTACGCTGTTTCCATGGAGTTCCCAGAAGTTCAACTGTACGTCGATGGACGCCCCATGGTAGCCAGCAAAAACAACCctgaaattattgatgactGGCCACTCCATAACAGTCACGGACTGAACACAACTCTCACGGTCGGCGCTTGCTGGCAAG gatcccAAAGCCGGATGCAGCATTTTATGCGCGGATCAATGGCTGGCCTTTCGGTGCTCGCTGGCCAAATCGAACTCGACGAAGTGATTGCTTGTTTGCACAAGTGCAAAGAGAATCTAGAAGCTCCGCCGATGGAACTTCTTCAACCAGGCATGGAAATCCTCAACAACAACG ATTTGACGGAGTTGACGTTGGAGGGCGAGAACAAAACCAATTTGGAGGTACTTTTGCGTAAAGTAGCCTATGCAAATTTGAGGGATTTCCCTACACCCGGTCGCCGTCCGCTTCGTCTCTACACCAACATCATCTGCTCGTCTGGCCGAACGCTCAAGATCCCCGTCCTGGAGAGCGCCATTGTCGTGCAGGCTACTCCGTTGCCTATTGTGACGGTGACGGGCCTGTCCAGCTCGCACTACGGCTACGAATCGCTTCGCAGTGGCGTCCATCTCTTCCCCGACGCTCGCATTGAAGTGAGTAACGCTGACGCGGCGGCCGCAGCTGCCAATGAAGAATCTTCATCCGAAGAGGATGAATCGTCGGAGGAGGAAGACTTATTGATGAACATTGCGCAGCGGATCGATTCCTGCACGGCCACAGTCTACCCGCCGCTCAATCCCGATCACGAGACGCTGACGTGGCCTCAGAATCTTCTCAACCAGTTCAAGATTGAGGCTAAATTCAGCCACGACGGAGTTACGTTGATGGGCAGCGAGTCGACAAACCACTACGAGCAGATCTTGCATCAGCTCCAGTACAACAACCACAAACCGGCTTTCTACTTGACCCGAGCTTTCAAGCTCATCTGCTCGCAGATGAGCGGGCGTTTTGCCAGCAACGAGCTCGTCCACACT GTCACCGTTGATCATCCGCAAGCGTCTTCATTCGTTGATGGATCGACTCCTAGCCCGGTGGTGGCCACTTCTAGCACTTCAGGCGCTGCATCCAGCTCGTCGGCTGGCCATTCGACCGAACCATCTACCAGCGCTCCGCAACCACCCAACCAACAGACGTTGAGTCATCAGAGCAAGACGGCGGCACCGGCTCACGCCAAGATTGACCGACATCATGTAGACATCCGTCCCGTCGGCCCCATTACCTCCATCTCGGATGTTTATATGGGCATGGGTGGGACCGTACAGGGCCATCTGTCCAGCGGTGCTA GCCACACGGTGACGATCATCGTAATGGTATGCGCCGGTTTCCTGCTCTtgatgattagtttgggagtgGTTCGCGTTCGTGCCGCTAGACGCCGCGCCCAACAAGACGAGACGACAGCCGACACTGAAATGGCCTGGGATGATTCCGCTCTTACCATCACCGTCAACCCGATGGAG ACGCTGGAAGCAGCCGAAAAGTCGACCATGACGCGAACTTCGCACCGTCACGACGATTCCGATTCGGAAGACGATAGTTGCCGTGGCAACGATTCCAGCGACGAAGATGCcgaagatgatgatgacgatgatgatgacgatggaGGCGTTTGCAAAGCCCGTGACCTCGAGTGGGACAATTCCACTCTGAGCATCTAA